A DNA window from Spirochaeta cellobiosiphila DSM 17781 contains the following coding sequences:
- a CDS encoding (deoxy)nucleoside triphosphate pyrophosphohydrolase, which produces MEYISTAGIVIKHKKVFLALRNPGGAQGDRWEFPGGKVDPGETPEEGLKREYQEEFGIDLKVEDLFLESQFTNGSKHFKLLAFLAQMDRKIPRILTEHQAAKWFKLEDMDALRLADSDMPIYEYLIENRRAFNL; this is translated from the coding sequence ATGGAATACATTTCAACAGCTGGTATTGTCATCAAACATAAAAAGGTCTTTTTAGCTCTTCGTAATCCAGGAGGGGCTCAAGGAGACCGGTGGGAATTTCCCGGTGGTAAGGTCGATCCTGGAGAAACCCCGGAAGAGGGTCTTAAACGAGAATATCAGGAAGAATTTGGTATTGATTTAAAAGTAGAGGATCTGTTTTTAGAGAGCCAGTTTACTAATGGTAGTAAACATTTTAAATTACTAGCATTTTTGGCTCAAATGGATCGAAAAATTCCCAGAATACTCACGGAGCATCAAGCTGCAAAATGGTTCAAATTAGAGGATATGGATGCCTTGAGATTGGCTGATTCTGATATGCCAATCTACGAATATCTAATCGAAAACAGAAGAGCCTTCAACCTGTAG
- the secA gene encoding preprotein translocase subunit SecA codes for MLEKIITTLFGSKHERDLKLLLPLLHKVNSLENWSMALSKEDIKQKTAEFKDRIQKGTELDEILPEAFAIAREAARRTLGERPYDVQILAGLVLHQGKIMEMKTGEGKTLSSVAPAYLNALSGKGVHMVTVNDYLAERDAKWMKPVFEYLDISVGFILSNMDPDRRKESYSCDITYGTNNEFGFDHLRDNMRVSGDQRAQRGYNYCIIDEIDSILIDEARTPLIISGAVQEDTTRFNEVDKLVPYLTECEKDPQTGDYPEEPVGDFKLDEKGKRVLFTDEGMNKVETLLQKNNLISGSLFDEENFEFIHYMTQAMKAHHLFHIDVDYVVQEGTVQIVDEFTGRILHGRRYSEGLHQAIEAKENIKVAQKNKTLATITFQNYFRMYDKLAGMTGTADTEAKEFTKIYNLDVVVIPTNRPIARLDEDDIIYFNEDFKFQAIADEIEEVHKKGQPILVGTISIEKSEKLSRLLKKRGIRHEILNAKNHGREAMIIGEAGAKGSVTIATNMAGRGTDIKLGGNPEVKARRIAGTEATPEEFQAALEKVSSEWQRDYEEVKSLGGLYVLGTERHESRRIDNQLRGRSGRQGDPGRSRFYVCLDDDLMRLFASDSVRNFMGRMGMDNGEPIHHRMITRSLEKAQRRVEDRNFDIRKHLLDYDNVLSEQRNFIYDQRDQILMGEDLSHRVLDTAKEMLEDIFDTYSKNKNNFTDKLPILLADLQETFLYQNDNASEEWKDLSTDAIREQVFQSLKSEIEDKENQVGKDVLNQFIRFEYLRTIDMRWQDHLEALTALREAVYLRAYAQKNPLNEYKLEGFQMFDELIQEIKTGIARRLFRVKVETNPAEKARARRVSRVQANHSGMDAFGSNRGPGPAQENRKAVQVERSTPKVGRNDPCPCGSGKKYKHCHGAS; via the coding sequence ATGTTGGAAAAAATTATCACAACCCTCTTTGGGTCAAAACATGAAAGGGACCTGAAATTACTACTCCCCCTTCTTCATAAAGTCAATAGCCTAGAAAACTGGTCCATGGCCTTGTCAAAAGAAGATATAAAACAAAAAACCGCCGAGTTTAAAGATAGAATCCAAAAGGGAACAGAATTGGATGAGATTCTCCCTGAAGCTTTCGCTATAGCCCGTGAAGCCGCAAGGAGAACCTTAGGGGAACGCCCCTACGATGTTCAGATATTGGCTGGATTAGTTTTACATCAAGGTAAGATTATGGAGATGAAAACAGGGGAAGGTAAAACCTTATCCTCTGTAGCTCCAGCTTATTTGAATGCACTCTCTGGTAAGGGAGTTCATATGGTCACAGTCAATGATTACCTGGCAGAACGTGATGCCAAATGGATGAAACCTGTTTTTGAATATCTAGATATTTCAGTAGGTTTTATTCTGTCCAATATGGATCCTGACAGACGTAAAGAATCATATAGTTGTGATATAACCTACGGGACAAACAATGAGTTTGGCTTCGATCACCTTCGGGACAACATGCGAGTCTCTGGGGATCAGAGGGCGCAAAGAGGATACAATTATTGTATCATTGATGAAATTGACTCCATCCTGATAGACGAAGCTCGAACACCTTTAATTATATCCGGAGCGGTTCAAGAAGATACTACACGCTTTAATGAAGTTGACAAACTTGTACCCTACTTAACAGAATGTGAAAAGGATCCTCAAACGGGGGATTATCCGGAAGAACCTGTCGGTGATTTCAAACTTGATGAAAAGGGAAAAAGAGTCCTATTCACTGATGAGGGAATGAATAAAGTAGAAACCCTACTTCAAAAAAACAACCTTATATCAGGTTCACTATTCGATGAAGAAAATTTTGAATTTATCCATTACATGACACAGGCCATGAAGGCTCATCATCTGTTCCATATTGATGTTGATTATGTTGTTCAGGAAGGAACAGTCCAGATTGTTGATGAATTTACAGGACGTATACTACACGGTAGACGTTATTCTGAAGGATTACATCAAGCTATTGAAGCCAAAGAAAATATTAAAGTAGCCCAGAAAAACAAAACGTTGGCAACTATAACCTTTCAGAACTACTTCCGAATGTATGACAAACTTGCAGGGATGACCGGTACAGCAGATACAGAAGCTAAAGAATTTACAAAGATCTATAATCTTGATGTTGTGGTTATTCCAACGAACAGACCTATAGCTCGTTTAGATGAAGATGACATTATCTATTTCAATGAAGACTTTAAGTTTCAAGCCATTGCTGATGAAATCGAAGAAGTTCATAAGAAAGGGCAACCAATTCTTGTAGGGACCATCAGTATTGAAAAATCTGAAAAACTAAGCCGTTTGTTAAAAAAACGGGGTATAAGACATGAGATATTAAATGCCAAAAACCATGGTCGGGAGGCCATGATTATTGGAGAAGCTGGTGCTAAAGGATCTGTAACAATAGCCACGAATATGGCTGGTAGAGGAACAGATATTAAGCTCGGAGGTAATCCAGAAGTTAAAGCACGTCGAATCGCAGGGACAGAGGCAACACCGGAAGAGTTTCAGGCGGCACTTGAAAAAGTTTCATCCGAATGGCAGAGAGATTATGAGGAAGTAAAAAGCCTTGGAGGTCTCTACGTTCTGGGAACAGAACGTCATGAATCAAGACGGATTGATAATCAGCTTAGAGGACGTTCAGGAAGACAAGGAGATCCAGGAAGAAGTAGATTCTATGTCTGTCTAGATGATGATTTAATGCGCCTCTTTGCTTCTGATAGTGTGCGAAACTTTATGGGTAGAATGGGAATGGATAATGGAGAGCCTATTCATCACCGAATGATAACAAGATCCTTGGAAAAAGCACAACGACGAGTGGAAGATCGTAACTTCGATATTCGTAAACATTTGTTAGACTATGATAACGTATTAAGTGAACAAAGAAACTTTATCTACGACCAGAGAGATCAAATCTTAATGGGAGAGGACTTAAGTCACAGAGTACTTGATACGGCTAAGGAGATGTTGGAAGACATTTTTGATACATATAGCAAAAACAAGAATAACTTTACTGATAAACTTCCTATCCTATTAGCAGATTTACAAGAAACTTTCTTATATCAAAATGATAATGCTTCAGAAGAATGGAAAGATTTAAGTACAGATGCGATAAGGGAACAAGTTTTTCAATCCCTTAAATCGGAGATCGAAGATAAGGAAAATCAGGTAGGAAAAGATGTTCTTAACCAGTTTATCAGATTTGAATATCTAAGAACTATTGATATGAGATGGCAAGACCATCTGGAAGCATTAACAGCCTTACGTGAAGCGGTATACTTAAGAGCCTATGCTCAAAAGAACCCTCTAAATGAATATAAACTTGAAGGTTTTCAAATGTTTGATGAACTCATTCAAGAAATCAAGACTGGTATTGCAAGAAGACTATTCAGGGTTAAGGTCGAAACGAATCCAGCGGAAAAGGCACGAGCCAGACGAGTCAGTCGTGTTCAAGCTAATCATAGTGGTATGGATGCTTTTGGTTCAAATAGAGGCCCCGGTCCTGCCCAGGAAAATAGAAAAGCCGTACAGGTAGAACGCTCCACACCTAAAGTAGGGAGAAATGATCCCTGTCCTTGTGGTAGTGGTAAGAAATACAAACACTGTCACGGAGCTTCTTAA
- a CDS encoding penicillin-binding protein — MEKKDTNPVEKSFKRLKTLIISGIVILLILYIQYARLMIFGPSERLQDSIPFPAIERGPILDRNGELLAITTQLDSVTLSGPHITNVQETAKYLSEILDMDEVELEEKLSTDAAFSFIKRKISPTQSGQIRKLQEQGFLKGIYLEQEFGRNYPRQSLASHVLGYVGTDNVGLDGIEYTFNDTLSPPVMGGEKDIIHGNQVYLTLDMNIQYETDQAALRLMEDNNADSVMILVMAAKSGEILAYSAVPTFDPNTYGDYPQDNWRNRPLSLTFEPGSVFKAFSMASLLENNSITLEDQFYCAGHYETKNPNGSIEYINCLGVHGWQNVGGILKYSCNAGAALASEHISKEDLYNTLSKFGFGNRTDLPLLGESAGLLRKPDKWSYRSKPTLAMGQEIGVSAMQMITAATALTNDGVLLQPHIVKKIVDPQGNVVKEYNRTPVREVLKPETAHEMVRLLEGGSEAGGTGRRARIDNFEIGIKTGTAQSLDPTTGTYSESNYIASAMSIFPLPDPQLISYIVIQNPKGSSYYGGVLAGPATKSLINYMINYLDLPIEGEQAIAHDGKVSVKANKEIILDGKMPNVQGYSKREILGLFKDPSLKISISGSGWVVKQTPSPGVVLEPDTQITLELK; from the coding sequence ATGGAAAAGAAAGACACAAACCCCGTAGAAAAAAGCTTCAAACGCTTAAAGACTTTGATTATTTCAGGAATTGTAATCCTGTTAATATTATATATTCAGTACGCCAGATTAATGATCTTTGGACCTTCTGAGCGCTTACAGGATTCCATCCCCTTCCCTGCTATTGAACGTGGCCCCATTCTTGATAGAAATGGAGAACTTCTAGCCATCACAACTCAGTTAGATTCTGTGACCTTATCAGGCCCTCATATAACCAATGTGCAGGAAACAGCCAAATATCTATCTGAAATTCTTGACATGGATGAGGTAGAGTTAGAAGAAAAACTAAGTACAGATGCGGCTTTTAGCTTTATTAAAAGAAAAATCAGTCCCACACAAAGCGGACAGATCCGCAAACTACAGGAACAGGGATTTTTGAAAGGGATATATCTTGAACAGGAATTTGGAAGAAATTATCCTAGACAATCTCTTGCTAGTCATGTATTGGGTTATGTTGGTACGGATAATGTAGGCCTGGATGGCATTGAATATACTTTTAATGACACCCTTAGCCCTCCAGTCATGGGAGGAGAAAAAGATATCATCCATGGAAATCAGGTTTATCTCACCCTGGATATGAATATTCAATACGAAACAGACCAGGCAGCTCTTAGGTTAATGGAAGATAATAATGCTGATTCTGTAATGATTTTAGTAATGGCTGCTAAATCAGGAGAAATATTAGCCTATTCAGCTGTTCCTACTTTTGATCCGAATACCTATGGAGATTATCCTCAGGATAATTGGAGAAATAGACCTTTATCACTAACCTTTGAACCAGGTTCTGTTTTTAAAGCATTTTCTATGGCTTCCTTACTGGAAAACAATTCTATAACGTTAGAGGATCAATTTTATTGTGCTGGACATTATGAAACTAAAAACCCCAATGGTTCTATAGAGTACATTAATTGTCTTGGAGTTCATGGTTGGCAGAATGTGGGAGGAATCCTCAAATATTCCTGTAATGCTGGTGCCGCACTGGCAAGTGAGCACATTAGTAAAGAAGATTTATATAACACTCTTAGTAAATTTGGCTTTGGAAACAGAACAGATCTTCCTTTATTAGGGGAATCAGCAGGGTTATTAAGAAAACCAGATAAATGGTCATATCGTTCAAAACCAACGTTAGCTATGGGCCAGGAAATCGGAGTTTCAGCCATGCAGATGATTACAGCAGCTACAGCTTTGACCAATGATGGTGTACTACTCCAACCACATATAGTGAAAAAGATTGTGGATCCTCAAGGCAATGTTGTAAAAGAATATAATAGAACACCAGTCAGGGAAGTCTTAAAACCTGAAACCGCCCATGAAATGGTACGTTTATTAGAAGGCGGATCCGAAGCAGGTGGTACTGGTAGAAGAGCGAGAATCGATAACTTTGAAATCGGTATTAAAACAGGAACCGCACAAAGCCTGGATCCAACAACAGGAACTTATTCAGAGAGTAATTATATTGCCTCTGCAATGAGTATATTCCCCCTACCCGATCCACAGCTCATTTCCTATATAGTTATACAGAATCCCAAAGGATCCAGTTACTATGGCGGTGTATTAGCAGGACCTGCTACAAAATCATTGATTAATTATATGATTAACTATCTTGATCTACCAATAGAGGGGGAACAGGCTATCGCTCATGATGGAAAGGTGTCAGTAAAAGCAAATAAAGAGATTATCCTCGATGGAAAAATGCCCAATGTTCAAGGATATTCCAAAAGGGAAATATTAGGTTTGTTCAAAGATCCCTCCCTCAAAATAAGCATTAGTGGTAGTGGTTGGGTTGTTAAACAAACACCTAGTCCTGGAGTAGTTCTAGAGCCTGACACACAAATAACACTGGAATTAAAGTGA
- a CDS encoding peptidoglycan DD-metalloendopeptidase family protein — protein sequence MEILLQNQKVVRRQKNHQYYHNNNMISLFGALKRKATQVSNTKRMTKLPKSPFKFSRKTLLILLGGIPSMVLLFSLIGGEKEQGYWRGDFASNDLSLPTESGEELYYFDEIGTTYDGIGGAAADQAIIDLPSDAVLKAVDSFEYTVKNKDVLSSIAYDHNLALGTLISFNQIRNADKLKPGDVIKIPNMDGVLYKVKFGDNLNKIADEYGVAVTSILDANTLETDKLKMGEELFLPKASMNLFDLKRALNQLFLTPTRGVVTSPFGYRNDPFTGLRRFHNGLDIAGPLGTPIKAALDGTVVTVGYHSSYGNYIVINHQKGYQTLYGHLQKALVKKGQRVMQGDQIGLMGSTGYSTGSHLHFCVFENKKPVDPKKFLKL from the coding sequence ATGGAAATCTTACTTCAAAATCAAAAAGTAGTAAGAAGGCAAAAAAATCATCAATATTATCATAATAATAATATGATTAGCCTTTTTGGTGCTTTAAAGCGAAAAGCAACTCAAGTGTCCAATACTAAACGAATGACGAAGCTACCAAAGTCACCCTTTAAATTCTCACGAAAAACATTGTTGATTTTGTTAGGGGGAATACCAAGTATGGTATTACTTTTTTCTCTGATTGGTGGAGAAAAAGAACAAGGATATTGGAGAGGTGATTTTGCTTCAAATGACTTGAGTTTGCCAACAGAAAGTGGTGAGGAATTATATTATTTTGATGAAATAGGAACAACTTATGACGGTATCGGCGGAGCAGCTGCAGATCAGGCTATCATTGACTTACCTTCAGATGCGGTTCTTAAAGCTGTTGATAGTTTTGAATACACCGTTAAGAATAAGGATGTTTTGTCTTCTATTGCCTATGACCATAATTTGGCTTTGGGTACATTAATAAGTTTTAATCAAATTAGGAATGCAGATAAGCTTAAGCCTGGAGATGTCATTAAGATCCCCAATATGGACGGAGTTCTCTATAAAGTTAAGTTCGGGGATAATCTCAATAAGATAGCCGATGAATATGGTGTAGCTGTAACCTCCATTTTAGATGCGAATACTCTGGAAACTGATAAACTAAAAATGGGTGAGGAGTTATTCCTTCCAAAGGCAAGTATGAACTTATTTGATTTGAAGCGTGCTTTGAATCAATTGTTTTTAACTCCTACAAGAGGGGTCGTTACAAGTCCCTTTGGATATAGAAATGATCCTTTTACTGGTTTGAGACGTTTTCATAATGGACTAGATATCGCTGGACCTTTGGGTACCCCTATCAAAGCTGCTTTAGATGGGACTGTTGTGACTGTCGGCTATCATTCCAGTTATGGTAACTATATTGTTATTAATCATCAAAAGGGATACCAAACTTTATATGGACATTTACAAAAAGCACTTGTAAAAAAAGGACAACGTGTTATGCAGGGAGACCAAATTGGATTAATGGGCTCTACAGGTTACAGTACAGGAAGTCATTTACATTTTTGTGTGTTCGAAAATAAAAAACCTGTTGATCCTAAGAAATTTTTGAAGCTATAA
- a CDS encoding LIC_12708 family protein, whose translation MNKKQSLTLAIALLFVGCHLNGPLLKRENLFSLRLGVLENEMDVFLRNDVMPNDKNRIYMKDGIFFIANGTGSKVMQLTSYGDLLSLYYNADKNPQPVALSLKSSERSNKKAIPFPFVSPGEITVSENRTMFVQEVVDKSRQIINGKDSALKNIILKFDSNGEYSGYIGEEGLEGTPFSYIMNINMAANDTLLVLTQYDDEYRLYNYNTDGTFIKKYTMSSSLFPHKGEGVFINVEGVFPSQTDIGTLFVTLDYYKEGIEENTGASIGVSKTRSVVYNFDGITHEFDQGFVLPDFKATLKGEGLLDMQSVILPLMFLGSSLNNDLFFLTSGTHDKHTLFVYSRSGKLIAKRLIEVKDEEFYYTNFKVDASGLLYALLVDHESAHVVWWRSDNLRGN comes from the coding sequence ATGAACAAAAAGCAAAGCCTCACACTCGCAATTGCCTTACTTTTTGTGGGTTGTCATTTGAATGGTCCCCTTCTAAAGAGGGAGAATCTATTTAGTCTTCGATTGGGTGTTCTGGAAAATGAAATGGATGTGTTTCTAAGGAACGATGTCATGCCCAATGATAAAAACCGCATTTACATGAAAGACGGCATCTTTTTTATAGCTAATGGTACTGGTTCAAAGGTAATGCAGTTAACTAGTTATGGTGATCTTCTTTCTCTTTATTATAATGCAGACAAAAACCCCCAACCTGTAGCTTTAAGTCTTAAGTCCTCTGAGCGTTCCAACAAAAAAGCCATTCCGTTTCCCTTTGTGTCTCCTGGTGAAATAACGGTATCTGAAAACCGAACTATGTTTGTACAGGAAGTGGTAGATAAAAGCAGACAGATAATTAATGGAAAAGACAGTGCATTAAAGAATATTATTCTAAAATTCGACAGTAATGGTGAGTATAGTGGGTATATTGGGGAAGAAGGTTTAGAGGGGACTCCCTTTTCCTATATCATGAATATAAATATGGCGGCCAATGATACTCTTTTAGTCTTAACACAATATGATGATGAATATCGTTTATATAATTATAACACTGATGGTACTTTTATTAAAAAATATACTATGAGCAGTTCCTTATTTCCCCATAAAGGAGAGGGCGTATTCATTAATGTGGAAGGTGTTTTCCCTTCCCAAACAGATATAGGGACTTTATTTGTTACTTTGGATTACTATAAAGAGGGAATTGAAGAAAACACTGGTGCTAGTATAGGCGTCTCAAAGACAAGATCTGTGGTTTATAATTTTGATGGAATCACACATGAATTTGATCAGGGTTTTGTTTTACCGGATTTTAAAGCCACTTTAAAGGGAGAAGGTTTACTAGATATGCAATCAGTTATTCTGCCTTTAATGTTTTTAGGCTCTTCCCTTAATAACGATTTGTTTTTTTTAACAAGTGGAACACATGACAAACACACTTTATTTGTTTACAGCCGTTCAGGGAAATTAATAGCAAAGCGCTTAATAGAAGTAAAAGATGAAGAATTCTATTATACTAACTTTAAAGTAGATGCTTCTGGTCTATTATATGCTCTACTGGTAGATCATGAGTCCGCACATGTCGTTTGGTGGAGGTCTGATAATCTGCGAGGTAATTAA
- a CDS encoding bifunctional ADP-dependent NAD(P)H-hydrate dehydratase/NAD(P)H-hydrate epimerase, giving the protein MKALYTCQQMAQMDRDVQNEYHIPGIVLMENAGRSFCEILLSQPEIKSLVNNNILILAGAGNNGGDALVIARVLYDKGYSVSIYNPFIKGSESFLIQKEICVSMGLYFLSNFPEDEYDVIIDGLIGTGVNGPLRDNIKSIIAQIKNYKGIKVSIDVPSGCSDTNHEDFIPCDLTIAMGALKKLLYHPHIQPYRGRIIVADPGFPQVSFGKLSKNFFLIESQDKKNLIPNPFGHKGTHGLVEIWGGSPGMEGAALLAASGSGRIGAGLVCIHTSHPDHVSRRCTDLFVMINNEENSSPKAKALVLGCGWGRNAERLDVLNRLLSLSIPTVVDADGLFALKKVDISSYSNKNKLVLTPHVGEAAYLLDTTIEIIKSDPDSCVRTLADKYNCWVLLKDFTSRFTAPGESIYIHSEPNGYLGTGGSGDILAGLLGGLLCQGYSSFDAITQSLLIHNEAGRIVADDILKGVSLIIGS; this is encoded by the coding sequence ATGAAAGCTCTCTATACCTGTCAGCAAATGGCTCAAATGGATAGGGATGTACAGAATGAGTACCATATTCCTGGTATTGTTCTCATGGAAAATGCAGGTAGATCTTTTTGTGAAATTCTTTTGTCTCAGCCTGAAATCAAATCATTAGTTAACAATAATATTCTTATACTAGCTGGAGCTGGTAATAATGGTGGCGATGCTCTTGTTATAGCAAGGGTTCTGTATGATAAAGGTTATTCTGTCTCTATCTATAATCCTTTTATAAAGGGTTCTGAATCCTTTCTTATTCAGAAAGAAATATGTGTGTCCATGGGACTTTATTTTCTTAGCAACTTTCCTGAAGATGAATATGATGTCATCATTGATGGTCTAATTGGAACAGGAGTCAATGGTCCCCTGAGAGATAACATCAAGTCAATAATTGCCCAAATAAAAAATTATAAAGGTATAAAAGTTAGTATAGATGTTCCTAGTGGGTGTTCTGACACTAATCATGAAGACTTTATACCCTGTGATCTAACTATTGCTATGGGTGCATTAAAAAAACTTCTGTATCATCCACATATCCAACCCTATCGAGGACGCATCATTGTGGCTGATCCCGGCTTTCCTCAAGTTTCGTTTGGAAAACTTTCTAAGAACTTTTTTTTAATCGAATCACAGGATAAAAAGAACTTAATACCAAATCCCTTTGGACATAAAGGGACTCATGGTTTAGTAGAAATATGGGGTGGCAGTCCGGGGATGGAGGGAGCTGCCCTTTTAGCGGCATCAGGTTCCGGTCGTATTGGTGCAGGATTGGTTTGTATTCATACTTCTCATCCGGATCATGTGTCTCGTCGATGTACTGATCTTTTTGTCATGATCAACAATGAGGAAAACTCTTCTCCTAAAGCAAAGGCTTTAGTCCTCGGTTGTGGATGGGGAAGGAATGCTGAACGGTTAGATGTGTTGAATAGACTATTATCCTTATCTATTCCTACTGTGGTTGATGCTGATGGTCTTTTTGCACTCAAAAAGGTGGATATTAGTAGTTATTCTAACAAAAATAAGCTTGTTTTAACACCTCATGTTGGTGAAGCTGCCTACTTATTAGATACGACTATCGAGATTATAAAGAGTGACCCTGATTCCTGTGTGAGAACTTTAGCAGATAAATACAATTGCTGGGTTCTTCTTAAGGATTTTACTAGTCGATTCACAGCTCCAGGAGAGTCTATATATATTCATAGTGAACCTAACGGTTATTTAGGCACAGGTGGGTCTGGTGATATACTTGCTGGATTATTAGGTGGACTTCTTTGCCAGGGATATTCCTCTTTTGATGCTATAACACAAAGCTTACTGATTCATAATGAAGCTGGCAGAATTGTTGCCGATGATATTCTTAAGGGAGTATCTTTGATCATAGGGAGTTAA
- a CDS encoding motility associated factor glycosyltransferase family protein gives MNYWDRNWLLLEKKYPQIAEIKPIAWEPNADFEWIYHTNDKPSAKWKGRYLHSSRAPGQEAKKIAESYLNRDNPSSGWIYYGLGLGYVPEVILEQSKQPYLIVEPDIDLFYHLLYHQDYSTLFSHPGFNLLVSAPSSGIHFFLEDIIGGIVQWVPNKAYQSLFPELWTSYIKEYDAYQERRKINRNTLKRFGKLWIHNMARNIGSIEKYPGIQLLQNVLHDIPVIILAAGPSLDEGLAKYAQLKNRAFIIAVDTVCTALKHHGVKPDMVISVDPQYWNSRHLDRFNSSQVILVTDSTTYGSLLNDWQGPVFLTASHFPLCEYLEAKIAPKGKIAAGGSVTTAAWDLARIMGSKEIYICGMDLGYPNGRTHMGGAFFEERMNFIANRWNTSEKQSYQYIYSGNPTFDKDYQEQLLLTDQRLTIYRTWFERILPRYKDITNRTLSPRGLHIKSLAPYSINEFLSNRTKINRQGLTEKIVQKQNELSQKTFLEVNNIVNDLKKMKKACRLGIDCIKGPLSIQQKNKQLSHIDQIIISNPARHAASYLILPYMEDLINSTNLEQEKAMDLSESFYDSLLSTLNYTISQMELGLDQFQRMYRN, from the coding sequence GTGAATTACTGGGATAGGAACTGGTTACTTTTAGAAAAGAAATATCCACAGATAGCTGAAATAAAACCTATTGCATGGGAACCTAATGCCGATTTTGAGTGGATTTATCACACAAACGATAAACCTAGTGCAAAATGGAAGGGGCGTTATCTCCATAGTTCACGAGCTCCCGGTCAGGAAGCAAAGAAAATAGCCGAATCCTACTTAAACAGGGACAATCCATCCAGTGGTTGGATTTATTATGGACTTGGATTGGGATATGTTCCAGAAGTCATCTTAGAACAAAGTAAGCAGCCCTATCTTATAGTAGAACCAGATATAGACCTTTTCTACCATTTACTATATCACCAGGATTATTCCACTTTATTCAGTCATCCCGGTTTTAATCTCTTAGTTAGTGCTCCTTCTAGTGGAATTCACTTCTTTTTAGAAGACATTATTGGAGGAATAGTACAATGGGTTCCTAATAAAGCCTACCAAAGCCTTTTTCCTGAACTATGGACCAGCTATATAAAAGAGTATGACGCCTATCAAGAGAGAAGGAAGATTAATAGAAATACCCTCAAAAGATTTGGAAAACTGTGGATCCATAATATGGCCCGTAATATAGGTTCCATTGAGAAGTATCCAGGAATTCAATTATTACAGAATGTGCTACATGACATTCCAGTGATAATATTGGCTGCCGGTCCAAGTCTCGATGAAGGACTGGCTAAATATGCTCAACTCAAGAATAGAGCCTTCATTATTGCTGTTGATACGGTTTGTACAGCCCTAAAGCACCATGGAGTAAAACCTGACATGGTAATATCAGTTGATCCCCAATACTGGAACTCAAGACACCTCGACCGCTTTAATTCTTCACAAGTGATTTTAGTCACCGATTCTACGACTTATGGGTCCTTATTAAATGACTGGCAAGGCCCTGTATTTCTTACAGCAAGCCACTTCCCCCTATGTGAGTACCTGGAAGCCAAGATTGCCCCTAAGGGGAAGATTGCAGCAGGTGGATCTGTAACAACGGCAGCATGGGATTTAGCAAGGATTATGGGCTCCAAAGAAATATATATTTGTGGTATGGATTTAGGTTATCCCAATGGGAGAACTCACATGGGTGGAGCCTTTTTTGAAGAAAGGATGAACTTTATAGCTAATCGCTGGAATACCTCGGAAAAACAATCTTATCAATATATTTATAGTGGGAATCCTACCTTTGATAAAGATTATCAGGAACAGCTTCTGCTCACAGACCAACGTTTAACAATATATAGAACCTGGTTTGAAAGGATTCTGCCACGATATAAGGACATCACCAATAGAACCTTAAGTCCAAGAGGACTACATATAAAGAGCTTGGCTCCCTATAGTATCAATGAATTTCTATCTAATAGGACAAAGATTAATAGACAGGGCTTAACAGAAAAAATAGTACAGAAACAAAATGAACTCTCTCAAAAGACCTTTCTTGAAGTGAATAATATCGTAAATGACCTTAAAAAGATGAAAAAGGCCTGTCGATTAGGCATAGACTGCATAAAAGGGCCCTTAAGCATTCAACAGAAGAATAAGCAATTATCACATATTGATCAAATCATTATATCTAATCCTGCTAGACATGCAGCATCCTATCTCATACTTCCCTATATGGAAGATCTTATCAATAGTACTAACTTAGAACAAGAAAAAGCAATGGATTTGTCAGAGTCTTTTTATGACTCCCTATTAAGCACACTTAACTACACAATCTCTCAGATGGAATTAGGTTTAGACCAATTTCAACGAATGTATAGGAACTAA